The sequence TGCAAACTTCCGATTCTTCTCTGCTTTGCGGCATCTTCCTCCTCTCTGATCGCCGACTATCCTCTGGTGTCCCATCGCTACTTGGCAGATCCTTCGTCGCTGGTGACGAAGGACCGGGTCTACCTCTATTGCTCGGACGACGATGAGAGTCCGGTCCAGGGTAGCTATGTGATTCCCGACGTGGTCTGTGTTTCATCCAGCGACATGAAGAACTGGACGGATCACGGGACCGTGTTCCGGGCGGAGAAGGAAACCACCTGGGCGAAGAAGACCTGGGCTCCTTCCGCGATCGAGCGGGACGGGAAGTATTTCCTCTATTTCGGAAACGGTGGTGGCAACATCGGGGTGGTGGTCGCGGACAACCCGCTGGGGCCCTTCAAGGATGTCCTGGGAAAATACCTCATCGATGGGCGGACGCCCGGCGTGCAACCGGCGAAGAACATGTGGCTTTTTGATCCCGGGGTTTTCATCGACGACGACGGCCAAGCATTCATCTATTTCGGCGGGAACGGCGACGACAACGTGCGGGTGGCCAAATTGAAGCGGGATATGATCACACTCGACGGGGAGGTGATGAAGATGAATGCCCCGAACTTTTTTGAGGCATCGTGGATGTTCAAACGCAAGGGCGTCTATTACTTCGCCTACTCCAGCAATCCGAAGGCGGGAATGAGAATCGACTACATGACCGGCGGCAAGCCGACGGAAGGATTCACCTACCGGGGGACCGTGGCGGACCAGCCTCCGATCAACAACGACAACAATCACGCCGCGGAGTTCGAGTTCAAGGGGCGCTGGTTCCATGTCTATCACAACCGCGTCGTCGCGAAAGAGGCGGGTATTCCGACCGGATTCCGCCGAAATCTGGCCCTGGAGGAATTTGGTTTCGAGGAGGATGGCGCGATCCGCAAGGTGGTATACACCACAAACGGGGTCGCCCAAGCGGGGAATCTCAATCCCTACACAAGGGTGGAAGGGGAGACGACCAATGCACAGCACGGAGTCGAAACGGAGAAGTGCAGCGAAGGAGGAATGAATCTCTGCTGCCTTGATCAAGGGGACTGGGTGCGCGTGGTTGGGGTGGATTTCGGTGGCAAGGGGGCAAAGAAATTCAGCGCCCGGGTAGCCAGCGCGGAAGAGGGAGGCAACATCGAGCTCCGGTTGGGCGGAGCGGATGGTAAACTCGTCGGAACCTGCAGGGTGGAGAACACGGGTGGGTGGCAGAGTTGGAAGAGCGTCTCCTGTGAGGTCGCTGGTGCTGCGGGCGTGCAGGACTTGTACTTGAAATTCACCGGTGGGCAGAAGCCGCTGTTCAATGTGGACTGCTGGAAATTCGAATAATGCGGTCGGACCGCCGTTGCCGGTGGAAGCCGGGGAATTGCCACCGCGAGGAACCAGAATATTTCGGGAAAGGTGAAACAAATAAAACGTTTCATCGTAATCGAAGTATTCGGGCTCCCGTTGTCTCGCCAGGGAGAGTGGCTGCCCGTGGATCGAAGAAAACCTGTTCAATCGATGATGATGATCGACCGTATTCGTAGCATCGCTGTGGCCATGTCGGCGATCCTGTTGGCGGTATCCAACACCGTGTCCGCTGACGAAAGTAGTCTGCTTTGGTACGACAAGCCGGCGCAGAAGTGGACGGAGGCTTTGGCGATCGGGAATGGGCGGGTGGGGGCGATGGTGTTTGGCCAGCCAGCCAACGAGCGCCTTCAGCTGAACGAGGCCACCCTGTGGGCGGGTGGGCCCTACAACCCGGTGAACCCTGAGGCGAAGGGTGCCCTGCCCGAGGTGCGGAAGCTCGTTTTCGACGGAAAATTTCGTGAAGCCGGGCAGTTGGTCAATGAGAAGGTCATCGCCAGGCCGAAGAGCCAGATGGCGTTCCAGACGGTGGGGGATCTGCTGTTGTCCTTCCCTGCGGGTGTGGTTCAGGACTACCGCCGCGCCCTCGACCTCGATACCGCCATCGCGACGGTGAGCTACACGAGCGATGGCGTGAAGTATACCCGGGAGATGTTTGCGAGCGCGCCGGACAATGTGATCGTGGTGCGGCTCACAGCGGATCAGCCGGGGAAAATATCCTTCACGGCCGGTATGAAATCCCCGATGAGGGACACCACGGTGGAGACCGTGGACGGGGATTCCCTGGTGATGCGTGGGAAAGGCGGCAACGGAGCCGGTAATATTGCTGGAGCGCTCAGCTACCAGGCCCGGGTCCGGGTCATTGCCAGCGGCGGCAGCGTGACTTCTTCTCCGGCTGGCATTGCCGCGGACAAAGCTGATTCGGTCACTGTTCTGGTGGCGGCGGCCACGAGTTACAAAAATTACGAGGATGTGAGCGGAGATCCCGAGGCGATCGTAAGGAATCTGATCGCTGCCGCCTCGAGGAAGAATGTCGATTCGCTCCGCGCCGGCCACCTGAAGGACTATCAGCCCCTGTTTCGCCGCGTTACCCTGGACCTGGGGCGAAGCGAGGCGATGAAGCTGGCGACGGACGAGCGTATCCAGAAGTTTGGAGAGGGAAATGATCCTCAGCTCGCGGCGCTCTATTACCAGTTTGCCCGCTATCTCCTAATCAGCTGCTCACGCCCGGGAGGCCAGCCGGCGAATTTGCAAGGCATGTGGAACGACAGCCTGAATCCTCCGTGGCAGAGCAAGTACACGATCAACATCAACACCGAGATGAATTACTGGCCCGCGGAATCGGGCAACCTGGCCGAATGCGTCGAGCCGCTCATGGCGATGGTCGGAGACCTGTCGGTGACCGGAGCGAGGACGGCACGGGAGATGTATGGCGCGCGGGGATGGGTGACGCATCACAACACCGACCTGTGGCGGGCCACGGCGCCGATCGACTTTGCCGATGCCGGCATGTGGCCGACGGGAGGGGCTTGGCTGTGTCTCCACCTTTGGGACCGCTACGAGTATAGCGGCGACCAACAGGTGCTGAAACGCATCTACCCGATGATGAAGGGGGCTGCGCAGTTCTTCCTGGACACTCTGCAGGAGGAACCGGAGCACAAGTGGCTCGTCACGAATCCCTCGATCTCCCCGGAGAACGGACACCCCGGAGGCGCGCTGAGCGCGGGGCCGACGATGGACAACCAGATACTCCGTGATCTGTTCTCCAACACGATAAAGGCCGGGGAGATTCTCGGTGTGGACCCCGAGTTCCGCAAGCAACTCGTATCCGCGCGTGGACGTCTGGCTCCGAACCAAATTGGAAGTGCCGGCCAATTGCAGGAATGGATGACGGATTGGGACATGAAGGCGGGCGATCTCCACCACCGCCACGTTTCCCACCTGTATGGGCTCTTTCCCGGGCGGGATATTTCGCTGCGGGGCACTCCCTCCCTGGCCGCGGCGGCGAAGAAGTCCCTTGAGATCCGTGGAGACAAAGCCACGGGGTGGGCCACTGCCTGGCGTATTTGCCTTTGGGCACACCTCGGCGGCGGAGACCACGCGTTCGACATCATCAAGCTCCTGTTGGCACCCGGCTTGACGTATCCGAACATGTTTGACGCGCACCCGCCCTTCCAGATCGATGGAAATTTCGGCGGTGCGGCGGGCATCGCCGAGATGCTGGTGCAGAGCCGTCTCGGGGAGATTGAATTCCTGCCGGCGCTGCCGAAGTCCTGGCCCTCTGGATGCGTGAAGGGCCTGCGTGCCCGGGGCGGCTTTGAAGTGGATGTGACCTGGAAGGATGGCGCCTTGGTGGAAGCGAATGTCCGTTCGATCGCCGGGAGTTCCACCCGTCTGGTTTGCGGACAGGCCAAGCGCGATCTCAAGATCCCGAAGGGAGGGAGCTTCCGTTGGAATGGCCAGTAAGCGACAATGCCCGACCTTTGATCTTCGAAAAACCACCGATCTCTGAAGGAAGTATGAACGAATCATCATTCAATGGAATGGCTGCCTTTCCGCGGACGGCCGGATTCCCGGCGCAAGCGGTGAAAGCATGCCTCGGGTTCCTCGGCATGGCGATATGGGGCGCCGTTCTTGCTATCGCCGGAGCTGCCGATACCCCATGGATCACAACCTGGGGATGTGCCCCACAGGTCACGGATGCCGGGAACATGCCGCCGGTGCCCCTCGCCGACAGCGTATTGCGCCAATTCGTGCACACTTCGGTCGGAGGCAAAACGCTTCGCCTTCGCCTGTCGAATGCCTTTGGCAAGGAGCCGGTGGTGGTGAAGGCAGCCCATGTGGCACGAGCCGCGGCGATGGGCAGTGCGGGAAACGGCGACATTGATCCTGCCACAGATCGGGCTCTCGCGTTCCAGGGAAGTCACGAAGTGGTCATTCCTCCCGGTGCGGCGGTGGTGTCGGACCCGCTGGCTTTCGACCTTCCCGTTTCCGCGGATGTTGGGATCAGTCTCCAGTTCGGCCAGGTTTCGGAGACGGCGCTCAGCGGGCATTCCGGCTCGCGCACGACCTCGTTCATTGCTCCCGCCGATGCGATTTCAGCGGCGACCTTGCCGACGGCAACCAAGACCCAGCACTGGTATATTCTTTCCGGCATCGAGGTGGAGGGCGGTAAAGACCGTGGCTCGATCGTGATTCTCGGTGATTCGATCACGGACGGGAGAGGTTCCACCACGGACGGCAACGATCGCTGGACGGACACGTTTGCGAAGCGCTTGAGCTCCCATCCGCCGACTGCCGGGCTTGGGGTTGTCAACATGGGGATTGGCGGCAACGGGATCTTCGGAGGCTTGGGGCCTGCGGCGGAGAAGCGTTTCGAAAGGGATGTGACCGGGCAATCCGGAGCCCGCTATTTCATCCTCTTCGAGGGCGTCAATGATATTGGTGGGGCCCGCGGTCCGGCCGTGGCCGATCTGGCAGGCCGTCTGATCAAAGCCTATACCGAATTTGCGAAGCAGGCACGCGCCAGGGGCATGAAGGCCTATGCCGCCACGATCACGCCTTTTGGCGGGCACTCCTATTTCAGTCCGGAGCGCGAGGCTTGCCGCCAGGACGTGAACAAGTGGCTGCGGGAGAACAAGGTGTTCGACGGGGTAATCGATTTTGATGCCGTGGTGCGGGATCCCGCGAATCCCGATAAACTTCTACCAGCCTATAGCAGCGACGGGTTGCACCCGAATCCGGCCGGTTATCAGGCCATGGCGGCTGCAGTGGATCTGAAACAGTTCTCTCCATGATTCTCCAGTGCGGCAATAGAATGGGCTTGGACGATTTCAGGCAGCGAAGATCGCGTTGGAATCCATCCAATCCGTCCGCTGAAAGGCGAAACCCCGTTGTCTCTCTATCAACCGAACCTCATCCGAACGATGTTCCCTAAAATCCTGAACTTTCTACCACCCGCCTTGGTCGCCGGAATTCTGACCGCATCGGGTGTCGAGCCGGCTGCCCCAACGCTCCGAAGTGCTTACAACGGCAGTTTCCTCATCGGTGTGGCGCTCAATGGCCGGACGGTTTCCGGAGGGAACACGAAGGCGGCGGAAATCGCTTCGCGGC comes from Luteolibacter sp. LG18 and encodes:
- a CDS encoding SGNH/GDSL hydrolase family protein, which produces MIFEKPPISEGSMNESSFNGMAAFPRTAGFPAQAVKACLGFLGMAIWGAVLAIAGAADTPWITTWGCAPQVTDAGNMPPVPLADSVLRQFVHTSVGGKTLRLRLSNAFGKEPVVVKAAHVARAAAMGSAGNGDIDPATDRALAFQGSHEVVIPPGAAVVSDPLAFDLPVSADVGISLQFGQVSETALSGHSGSRTTSFIAPADAISAATLPTATKTQHWYILSGIEVEGGKDRGSIVILGDSITDGRGSTTDGNDRWTDTFAKRLSSHPPTAGLGVVNMGIGGNGIFGGLGPAAEKRFERDVTGQSGARYFILFEGVNDIGGARGPAVADLAGRLIKAYTEFAKQARARGMKAYAATITPFGGHSYFSPEREACRQDVNKWLRENKVFDGVIDFDAVVRDPANPDKLLPAYSSDGLHPNPAGYQAMAAAVDLKQFSP
- a CDS encoding glycoside hydrolase family 43 protein, with translation MSHRYLADPSSLVTKDRVYLYCSDDDESPVQGSYVIPDVVCVSSSDMKNWTDHGTVFRAEKETTWAKKTWAPSAIERDGKYFLYFGNGGGNIGVVVADNPLGPFKDVLGKYLIDGRTPGVQPAKNMWLFDPGVFIDDDGQAFIYFGGNGDDNVRVAKLKRDMITLDGEVMKMNAPNFFEASWMFKRKGVYYFAYSSNPKAGMRIDYMTGGKPTEGFTYRGTVADQPPINNDNNHAAEFEFKGRWFHVYHNRVVAKEAGIPTGFRRNLALEEFGFEEDGAIRKVVYTTNGVAQAGNLNPYTRVEGETTNAQHGVETEKCSEGGMNLCCLDQGDWVRVVGVDFGGKGAKKFSARVASAEEGGNIELRLGGADGKLVGTCRVENTGGWQSWKSVSCEVAGAAGVQDLYLKFTGGQKPLFNVDCWKFE
- a CDS encoding glycoside hydrolase N-terminal domain-containing protein encodes the protein MKQIKRFIVIEVFGLPLSRQGEWLPVDRRKPVQSMMMIDRIRSIAVAMSAILLAVSNTVSADESSLLWYDKPAQKWTEALAIGNGRVGAMVFGQPANERLQLNEATLWAGGPYNPVNPEAKGALPEVRKLVFDGKFREAGQLVNEKVIARPKSQMAFQTVGDLLLSFPAGVVQDYRRALDLDTAIATVSYTSDGVKYTREMFASAPDNVIVVRLTADQPGKISFTAGMKSPMRDTTVETVDGDSLVMRGKGGNGAGNIAGALSYQARVRVIASGGSVTSSPAGIAADKADSVTVLVAAATSYKNYEDVSGDPEAIVRNLIAAASRKNVDSLRAGHLKDYQPLFRRVTLDLGRSEAMKLATDERIQKFGEGNDPQLAALYYQFARYLLISCSRPGGQPANLQGMWNDSLNPPWQSKYTININTEMNYWPAESGNLAECVEPLMAMVGDLSVTGARTAREMYGARGWVTHHNTDLWRATAPIDFADAGMWPTGGAWLCLHLWDRYEYSGDQQVLKRIYPMMKGAAQFFLDTLQEEPEHKWLVTNPSISPENGHPGGALSAGPTMDNQILRDLFSNTIKAGEILGVDPEFRKQLVSARGRLAPNQIGSAGQLQEWMTDWDMKAGDLHHRHVSHLYGLFPGRDISLRGTPSLAAAAKKSLEIRGDKATGWATAWRICLWAHLGGGDHAFDIIKLLLAPGLTYPNMFDAHPPFQIDGNFGGAAGIAEMLVQSRLGEIEFLPALPKSWPSGCVKGLRARGGFEVDVTWKDGALVEANVRSIAGSSTRLVCGQAKRDLKIPKGGSFRWNGQ